The sequence ACGGTCTGCTTACCACTCTGCAACTGGCCGCGGCAGGCGAGGACGGCACCGACCTCGTTCTGACGGCCTACGAACACGACCAGTCCGGCAACCTCACCGCAGTCTCCAACTCCAGCGGTCTGCCCAACGGCTACGAATACGACGACCAGCACCGCATGACGGCGTGGATCGATACCAACGGCAGTCGCTACGAGTACACCTACGACCCACACGGGCGCTGCGTGGCACAGGGAGGCAGCGAAGGACACCTGCGCTACCGCTACGCCTACGAACCCGTCGATCCGGAAACCGGTCACCGTGTCGTCGCGGTGACCGACTCGATGGACCACGTCACGCGCTACAAGATCAACGAGCGCCTCCAGGTCGTGGCTGAGACCAACCCGCTGGGCCACACGACCTCAACCCGCTACGACAACTACGACCGGGTACTCAGTGTGACCGACGCACTCGGCCACACCACTCGATACGAAAGGGACCAACACGGCCACCTGACGACCGCGCATCTCCCGGACGGGACTCAGACCCACGCCACCTACAACGATCTCGGGCTGCCGACCCAGATCACCGAAGCCGACGGCCAGACATGGCGCTACACCTACGACGAACGCGGCAACCGGCTCACGCAAACTGACCCCACCGGCGCCACCATTCACTGCACCTACAACTCTGCCGGCCACCTGATAGCCGTCACCGACCCCCGCGGGGAAGCCACCCGCCTCGTCAGCAATGCCGCCGGCCTCGTCATCGCGGTCACCGATCCAAGCGGCACCACCACCTCCTGCGTCCGAGACGAATTCGGCCGCATCGTGCAGGCCACCGACGCTGCCGGCGCTGTGGTGCACCAAGGCTGGAACATCGAAGGACAGCCCACCTGGCGTCAGCTGGCCGACGGTACACGCGAGAGCTGGGAGTGGGACGCAGAAGGAAATCTCACCAGCTACACCGACCGGATCGGGCGCACCACCACCTTCGCCGTTGATGCATTCGACCAGCTCTCATCCACAGCCGCCCCGGGCAACAGCCAATACCGCTTCGGTCACGACGCTGAACTGCGCCTGACCACGATCACCGGCCCCGACGGCCGCAGCTGGCAGTACCACTACGACCCCGCCGGACGTCTGGCAGCCGAAACCGACTTCGACGGCCACGTCATGACCTACCAGCACGACGCAGCCGGACGCATCACCGCGCAGACCAACCGCGCTGGCCAAACCCTGCACTACGAGCGAGACGTTCTCGGCCGTGTCGTACGCCTCACCAGCGAAGACGGCACGACGGACTCCCGCTTCCAATACGGTCCCTCGGGGGTGATGACGCAAGCCAGCAATGCTGACGCACAGATCACCGTGACCCACAGCCCGGTTGGCCAACCCGTACAGGAGACCGTCAACGGCCGGCGCTTGACACGCGAGTTCGATGCCATGGGACGGCTCACCGGACGTCACACGCCGCAAGGCTCAGTAAGCCGCTGGGCCTTTGACACAGCCGACGATGTCTCCTCCTACCAGGTCGCCGACCACCACCTGCGCTTCACACACGACCTTTTCGGCTGCGAGACCCGCCGCATCCTCGACAATGTACTCAGCGTTGATCACGCCTGGGATGTCAACGGCCACGTCACTCACCAGGTAGTGCGCACGCCGGGCGCAACGCACGAGCGCCGCTACAGCTACGGCCGTGACGGAAGCCCCCTCTCGCTGCGTGACCACGTGACGGGACAGCGGGCCATCAGCCGCGACAGTGCCGGTCGCATTGTCGCGGTTCAAGCCGATCGTGGTGGCGAGCAGTACGAATACACCGCGACCGGCGACCAGTCCTCAGCGACTTGGCCGTCCTACTTGCCAGGCCAAGCCGCTGTAGGCGAACGGGTGTACCAGGGCTCTCTCATCATCCGGGCAGGGAGGACCCACTACCAGCACGATGAGCAAGGCCGACTCCTCACCCGTCAGCGCACCAGCCTCAGCGGCAAGACGAGTACCTGGCGCTACACCTGGAATGCCGAAGACCGACTGACTGCTGTCACCACGCCGAAAGGGCTTACTTGGCGGTACCGCTATGACCCGCTGGGCCGCCGAATAGCCAAGCAGTGCTACGACAGCCACGGCAGCATGACCGAGGAAACGATCTTCACGTGGGACGGCCACCTCCTGGTCGAGGAGTCCCTCCGCCGCCCGGACGACCCCACGCTTCAGGTCACCACCTGGGACTATCTCGGCGACCGCCCCATCACCCAGACAGAGCGCACGGTCGATGCACGCGACGGACGCGAAACCGCCCGTCAGTTCTTCCTCGTCATCACCAGCCCGAACGGCACCCCGACCGAACTGGTCGATGAAAGCGGCAGCATCGCCTGGAAGGCCGACAGCACACTGTGGGGTCTCACTGCATGGGACCGAAGCAGCACCGCATACACACCTCTTCGATTCCCTGGCCAGTACTTCGACCGCGAGACCGGCCTGCACTACAACTTCAACCGGTACTACGACCCGGAGACCGGCCGATACCTCTCACCCGACCCCCTAGGGCTGGTCCCGGCGCCCAACCCGTACACGTACGTTGAGGACCCCCTCGCACACACAGACCCCCTAGGCCTGGCCAAGAAGTGCCGTGACGACATCACCTGGGGTGGTCGTGTCGAGTGGGGCCGCGACCGGCACGGGCGTCTTGAGACGATGCGGGCAAGAGTCGAAAGGGACATGATCGGAGAAGGCACCAGTGCCAGATCAGACCTGCACCCGCCTGGTTTTACAGGCCAGTCGGCCGGGCAAGCCCGAGGCCATATGCTCGCTGCCATGCTGGGAGGTACCGGTGACAAGCTCACCAACCTCTTCACCATCACCCACAGGCCCGTAAACACACCAGACATGCGTGCATACGAATTCCAGGTCAGAGGAGCGGTAAGGGAACAAGGATCCATCCATTACAACGTCCGCCTCGAGTACGACAATGACGCTGCCAAGATCCCCAGATATATCCACCTTGAAGCAAGAGGACGCGGCGGGCCGATTTTTCAGAATGTAAAGTTGGAAAACCCCGCCTGGCTACAGGAGCCCTGATGAACGACCTCAACCGTCTCCAGCAGCTCTGCCCTCCACCGGAGCCGAGTCACTCACCCATGGAGTGGGCCGCCGTCGAACGCGCGCTGGGCACTCAACTGCCCAGCGACTACAAAGAACTCGTCGAACACTATGGAACCGGCAGCTTTAAGGGATTCCTCAGCATCCTCCAGCCAAACGCCGCCCACGAAGCTCTCGACATCGTGAAGGTGACACCAAGTGCACGCGACGCGGTAGAGAAGATGAGCGAGTGGGTCGAACCGCCCTGCCCACCGCGTCAGCTCCAGCCCGTCGCTGTCACGAGCAATGGCGATGACGTTTTCTGGCTGATGGACCCTCCCGAGAACCCTGACAGCTGGAAGGTCACGGTGAATGACTTGGACAGCGAGGAGTGGTTCATCTTTGATGGCCACCTCACTGCATTCCTTCTCGGCTTCTGCACTAACGACGTCGTCGTCCCCAGCTTCCCCGACGATCTTCTCGAAAAGCCAGCGTCCTTTACCCCCACCCCCTAACGACAGAAAGACTTGGGAAATAATCGCACAACTCCCCTCCGACCAGAGGGGGAGTTCAACTGGTGCTGGGGCCGAGACTCAGCATGCCCGACGAAGATCGCCCCGGCGCTGAGGTGCTTGAGCCCGGCCAGTGAAGGTTGCTCGGGGCGCACCACTCTCACGATCGAAGGCATGAGTAACCGCCATGGGTGCCAGACGGTTCATGCCACGGCATTTCCGCCACTACGAGGCACGGTCCGGAATGCCGTTGCTCCACGATCATCAGACCCTCGCACCGACCAGACCGTGATCGTTCTCACCGGGCCGCGACTACATTACTGACTTCGGCTTGTCAGGGTGAGGTTGGATCGTCGAGGGTCAGACCAGTGCCGGCTATGAAGCCCTTGAGGGTGTCGGTCCGATACTGAAGTCGTTTGAGCCGGTTTCGGACGAGGGTTTCGAGCCGGTCGAGGGCGACCAGGGCGAGGTTGGCCAGGCTGTGTTTGACGTGCGCCCATACCCATACGGCGTTATGTGAGCACTACGTGTGTCCCATGATCGAGTGTCTCATCCGTTGTGCGGTTGACCGCAAGGCCCGTGTCTCATTTGTTCTCGACGTAGCACCCAAGGTCAGCGCGGCGTCACTCACAGGAGATCGTTGCTCGGGCTGGCGACGATGCTGCCGCTGCCAGGGACTGTAGGGCAGACTCCAAGGCCAAGGGCCGGTATGAGTCGCTGGCCTGGTGCCGGTGGTGGTGCGGGTGCGTCGCCGGCGGCCCTGGCGGCAAGCGCGGGGATATTGTTGAGATCCCCGACTCTGTCGGGGATCTCAACGTTGCATGGGTCTGTCAGGGGCCATCACCGCCCCGGCAACTGCAGTTCTGGGCGGCGGTAATCAGACCGCCGAGCCCCCATCCTGCCCCTCCTGCGGCGAGGCACTTCACCGGCGCCGAGCCGACGAATGTGCTCAGGTACGGCAACGTAACCGCGCCGATGATCAAGGCTGCGGCGAGTCGACTCCACAGATGGCGCCACGAGCCAAGGTCGGTACTTCGGCCCGGCAGTGCAGCATTCAACAGACGCGGATAGTACGCGTGCGAAATATTGCCCAATACACTAAACAGCAAGATCCAAAACATGCTCACGATGAGCTCCTTGAGTCCGATGGGACGAGGTCCACCTCTTCACCTCCAGCCATGGATCCTCGACTCGCGTTCCGATGTGAGTCGATTGTGGCCTTGGTCAGCATCTGTGGCGTTTGTCCGATCGGGAGAAGTGCGCGCCTGTGTCACGCCGTGCTGGACGGGGAGGCTGGGCTTGTCGAGGATTCAACGGAAAATTCCGCGCGGGAGGGACGATTTGTGAGCGTCGGCCAGTACAGCTCAAGCGCGAGCGGGCGGTGGTGAGATCGGCGGCCCGGGCCGCTGACCTGCGTCATTGGGTTCGCTTTGTCCGGCGTGGCCAATTCGGTCCAGGCGTTTCGTGCTCGACGGAACATGCCTTTCGGGCACAAAAGGAGCCGAGTCGAGCCCGGCAGATCAGGCTCAGAGCGCCCGGGCCTCGCGCCAAAACCGCCTGCGGCCGTTACGCGGACGCCGGTAACGTCCTTGGCATGGCATCGACCATCACGTTCGATCAACTGTTGTCCGGAGCCAAGGACTTCGCCCATCTCGCCTTGAACGCCCACGCGGAGGGGCACACCGACGTCTTCCTCCTGGAAGCGGGAGTCGGCGTCGAACGGCTGGCAAAGGCCGCCCTGGTCCGCGTGCATCCGACGCTGCTGTCGGAGGTAAAGGGCAGCGACGACATGCTGCTGCACTTCGCCGGCGCCACAACCGCCCCGCCACGACGGTTCCACACCATTGGAGCGAGTACTGCCCTTGCACGTCTGCGGAAGATGGGCGCCCTCCCGAAGTCAGAGGACCTGGACGGCCTGATCGAGCTGCGGAACGGCGTTGCCCACCTGGGAGCCAGTAGTGCTGAGGACTACTTGGGCACCTTCGTGGACACAATCTGCAGGCTCCTGGACCATATTGGTCAGGACAGGACCGCGTTCTGGGGGGCATGGTCCGATGCCGTCCAGGTAACGCTCGACACCAAGTTCGACCTCGCGCAGAAGGCCGTCCACCTGCGTATGAACCAGGCTCGCTTCAGGTTCGATGCCCGTTTCGGCGCGATGCCCGAGGGGACTGTCGAAAGCATCGCCAAGACGATCGGCGAGACCGGGCTGATAATCATCGATGCGAACCGGACTAATACGCGTTTCCGGACGCTCAGTAGATGCCCGGCGTGTGAAGTAGACGCTGCGGCCTTGTTCTTGAAGGCGGTGCCGGAAACCACCCTCCTGTACGAGATGGAGCTGACCGCCGATGGACTCCTGTGCGGTCTGTGCGGCTTCCACCTTTCGGATGAGGAGGAGGTCAAGATTGCTGGCCTGCCACCCACCATGCGGTGCAAGGTCGAAGACCTCACGGAGACGATCGAGGACGGTCCCCTGGCCGCCGGCGACCTGTTCACGCATCTCAACTCAGGGGGCCTCAAATGGTTTGCCGACAGCTTCTAGTGCTTTGGCATGCCCAGAGTGGGAAAACACTCTCGGCATGCCAAAGCCCCAGCGTGACACCTAGCTAGCGCAAGGAACGTACGACGCCCTCTGAGTGGTCAGCGAGCTGAGTGCGAAGCTTGCGGGCGTCCTCCTCCAGCTCTGCTTTACGCAACGTCAGGACCTGGATCTGGTTGGCATAGACGACCACGGTGTCCTTCAGCTCGCGGATCTCGGCTGCCTTCTCTTTATGTAGCTCGCGCAGTTCCTTACGCAGGCGGGTCACCTCGGCCTTGAGCTCGTCGGTCTGAGGCCGTTTCACCTCTGGGGCGGCCAGGATCTCCTTGATCGTGGCAGCGACCGGCGAGCGGTAGTAGGAAGCGCGGGAGACTCCAGCCTCAGCGGCTATGTTGACCGCGGTGACAGTGCCGTCGGTGATCTCCGGGCGACCGTCCATGAGCTGCTCGAAAGCCCGCATGATCCGCTGATCCAGGCCGGCCAGGCCCTCTTGCTCACGCTGGAGACGGGCGAAGGCAGTCTGGGTGACTGTAGGGATGCTCATGCGGCTGAGTCGTCCTCGCGGTCGGTGATCTCGGCGATCAGGTGGTCCAAGCTCGCTATGTGTTCACGGATGGCGATCTGCTGAAAGCGCGGCAATCCGGCAGTGTCAGCAAATTCTTCAGCCGCCAGATCGCGGGCACTTTGGATGCGGGGCACGTGGACGGACGAGCGGCGGGAATTTGGGCAGCTCAGGCACATGTTCAGCATCGGCAGTGGGCGGCCGACGCTCTTCGCACGCTTTCCGCAGACCGCGGTCTCCGCATGGTGGAAGCAGTCGTTGAGTACGCCGGGATGCAACGTTCGTGTCAGGTGCCGTAGTGCGGCCCGCAGTCGCTTGGGACTGGCGACCGCACCGGGCAGGTCGCCGAGCTCGGCCCGGATGCGGTCGAACTCGGCCTCGATGCGTTTCGCGGCCCCGCCGGCGGACTTCCCGCCCTCGTTCCAGTCGTGGTAGAGGTCTTCGACGTAGTCCAGTTTGGCCACGGCCTTCTCCGAGGCCACCTCGTCGGCGAAGCCGGACTGGGAGGTGCCTGCGTATCCTTCGAAGATCGTGAAAGCGGTGTGCTTGTACTGACGCGTTCCAGCAACGACGCCGAAGGGCTGGTGGGCGATGTGCCAGGCCAGAGTGCGGCGGAACTGCCGCGTATCGAACGCCCACGGCAAGTCGGCAGCCTCCTTCTCGTCCTCCCTGGCGGTTTCCTGCCCGAGTTCCTCGTCAGCTGTCTCCGCCCCTTCCGCCTCTTCCGCCTCGTCCAAGTCCTCCAGGCCAACAGCGTCGGTGACCGGAAACGGGATGTATGGGACGCCATCCGCGCTGAACAGCTCGTTTAGGTGGTCGCGGAAGGCGTTGAGGCGTTTGGGCATATCGCTACTCAATCCGTATCCGCTGTCCTTGCGGTCGGAGTGGCCGAACAAGTGTTCCGGGTCGTTGTTGATCTGCTTGAGGACCTTGACGGCCTCGTGAACGACCTCCAGGACGACCCACTCGGCCTCGTCCCCGGTGAGCTTGCGGCCTTTGAAGACGCGGCCCCTGATCTTGTGGTGCAGGCGTCCGTCCGCAGCTGGTTGAGTGACGGCGCAATCCCGGGGGAGCATCCGCACTACTGGCGGGAGGGGGTTATTCCGACCGTGCACTATTCCCCGATATCGCTCGCCCCGACTGATGACACTGAGTATGTGACGCCCGGGGCTCTGGGCTCTACCAGGGGTGGACGGATCCCAGGGGACGAATCAACGAGGAGGCATCCTGCGGCGGCCGCCTTCCCCAGAGCAGTTGCCGCCGGGTGGCCCGGCGGCAGGCTCGGCCGGGTCACCCCGCTGTCAGCGAGTGTCGGTACGTTTTTCGAGGCGGGTGCCGTGGCGAAGGGTGATCGACATCAGGTCGCCGGGGGCGTCCAGCTCCAGGCGGTGCCAGCGGCCACGGGGGACGATCACGGCGGTGCCTGGCTGCAACTGCACCATGTCCTCGGTGTCGTCGGGCCTGGCG is a genomic window of Streptomyces gilvosporeus containing:
- a CDS encoding RHS repeat-associated core domain-containing protein, whose protein sequence is MSNPIVKALEHAAEKLGKTLGKDAGKAVEDLYHGTGQRMKKVATNHHENDKGLSDHFSSLGKNGKPAPKAPKTSTNGLNSPWKGSDRGADSKARQQLDKEHPNNNSRVDLTKKGCGDPVDVATGRVYLREVDIALPGSMPLIFSRKFESSCSVGRTIGPSWTSTVDQRLEFDEQGVIFVTEDGMLLPYPLPSAGQQVLPLRGPRWPLAVTEQGDWSIHDPGSGYTRYFTPVSHTSGLALLDEITDRNGNHITFDYDNETGAPLAIRHSAGYHLKFTTDEHGLLTTLQLAAAGEDGTDLVLTAYEHDQSGNLTAVSNSSGLPNGYEYDDQHRMTAWIDTNGSRYEYTYDPHGRCVAQGGSEGHLRYRYAYEPVDPETGHRVVAVTDSMDHVTRYKINERLQVVAETNPLGHTTSTRYDNYDRVLSVTDALGHTTRYERDQHGHLTTAHLPDGTQTHATYNDLGLPTQITEADGQTWRYTYDERGNRLTQTDPTGATIHCTYNSAGHLIAVTDPRGEATRLVSNAAGLVIAVTDPSGTTTSCVRDEFGRIVQATDAAGAVVHQGWNIEGQPTWRQLADGTRESWEWDAEGNLTSYTDRIGRTTTFAVDAFDQLSSTAAPGNSQYRFGHDAELRLTTITGPDGRSWQYHYDPAGRLAAETDFDGHVMTYQHDAAGRITAQTNRAGQTLHYERDVLGRVVRLTSEDGTTDSRFQYGPSGVMTQASNADAQITVTHSPVGQPVQETVNGRRLTREFDAMGRLTGRHTPQGSVSRWAFDTADDVSSYQVADHHLRFTHDLFGCETRRILDNVLSVDHAWDVNGHVTHQVVRTPGATHERRYSYGRDGSPLSLRDHVTGQRAISRDSAGRIVAVQADRGGEQYEYTATGDQSSATWPSYLPGQAAVGERVYQGSLIIRAGRTHYQHDEQGRLLTRQRTSLSGKTSTWRYTWNAEDRLTAVTTPKGLTWRYRYDPLGRRIAKQCYDSHGSMTEETIFTWDGHLLVEESLRRPDDPTLQVTTWDYLGDRPITQTERTVDARDGRETARQFFLVITSPNGTPTELVDESGSIAWKADSTLWGLTAWDRSSTAYTPLRFPGQYFDRETGLHYNFNRYYDPETGRYLSPDPLGLVPAPNPYTYVEDPLAHTDPLGLAKKCRDDITWGGRVEWGRDRHGRLETMRARVERDMIGEGTSARSDLHPPGFTGQSAGQARGHMLAAMLGGTGDKLTNLFTITHRPVNTPDMRAYEFQVRGAVREQGSIHYNVRLEYDNDAAKIPRYIHLEARGRGGPIFQNVKLENPAWLQEP
- a CDS encoding SMI1/KNR4 family protein, whose protein sequence is MNDLNRLQQLCPPPEPSHSPMEWAAVERALGTQLPSDYKELVEHYGTGSFKGFLSILQPNAAHEALDIVKVTPSARDAVEKMSEWVEPPCPPRQLQPVAVTSNGDDVFWLMDPPENPDSWKVTVNDLDSEEWFIFDGHLTAFLLGFCTNDVVVPSFPDDLLEKPASFTPTP